A region of Hippoglossus stenolepis isolate QCI-W04-F060 chromosome 7, HSTE1.2, whole genome shotgun sequence DNA encodes the following proteins:
- the LOC118112394 gene encoding cilia- and flagella-associated protein 100 → MSSPQAKGPEVSLCDLVSESESAAKPHKQDMRRRRETRPSPFKVPDDNSIFLRSANEKEEQKEEMRKFLALPIDKKTTHAARMMAKIKKELVGELEEEEEEEEEREKMKNLKQIKAKPTFPKQTPGRHELKIAMMKRENISKDSKHDLIFMERQKAVLELSLMTKRNEILKMDKATAKEERQLKQLERIIERDNLSFEEFLRENEKKSVEARTFFEREAKSKQEKNTEIKKLTAEVGTIKSELAKFEEILVDYKRYKELLFKLSPAEWQEAQRAKAVKTKVLSDEDSRDKQELKESADRDGLEGNVSSSGREPPSVRETRLSSAHSDSLIANSDQDGDSSEFEDEPELYFSDPQQLLDLVTELTEQNLSLIQNSTRVEEMVEVLRQSMDTAREKIEKDEEQLTLQISDINQRIHKEKARGNRLKQKVQLHVSLNTEDQDVMLDALGEKVAEVHRSCVDDRMTNLSTLEKLATIENHLSVLLQSLESIPEESLDMMKKIKDSERRTREREEKLIEQREKQKERMRRYMERSLADSKKISGRKLMPRCVPVTQKVKVSNVDNIPAEDELHAYLFTAED, encoded by the exons ATGTCATCACCACAAGCCA AGGGGCCAGAGGTTTCTCTATGTGATCTTGTTTCGGAAAGTGAAAGTGCTGCCAAACCACACAAACAAG atatgaggaggaggagggagacacgACCAAGCCCATTCAAAGTGCCAGATGATAACAGCATTTTTCTACGGAGTGCAAATGAAAAGGAGGAACAGAAAGAG GAGATGCGTAAATTCCTGGCTCTGCCAATTGATAAGAAGACGACCCACGCTGCGCGAATGATGGCCAAGATTAAGAAAGAGCTGGTGGGagaactggaggaggaggaggaggaggaggaggaaagggagaagatgaagaatctaaaacaaataaaggctAAACCAACTTTCCCTAAGCAAACACCAGGCAGACATGAGCTGAAGATTGCCATGATGAAACGAG AAAACATATCGAAAGACAGTAAACATGACTTGATCTTCATGGAACGACAGAAAGCAGTGTTGGAG TTATCTCTGATGACGAAGAGGAATGAGATTTTGAAGATGGACAAGGCCACAGCGAAGGAGGAGAGGCAGCTGAAACAGCTTGAAAGGATCATTGAGAGAGACAACCTCAGCTTCGAAGAGTTCCTCAGGGAGAACGAGAAGAAGTCTGTGGAGGCCAGAACCTT TTTTGAACGAGAGGCCAAGTCCAAACAGGAGAAGAACACTGAGATCAAGAAACTGACTGCTGAAGTAGGGACCATAAAAAG TGAACTCGCCAAGTTTGAAGAAATCCTGGTGGACTACAAGAGGTACAAGGAGCTGCTGTTCAAACTGTCTCCTGCAGAGTGGCAGGAGGCCCAGAGAGCGAAGGCTGTGAAAACTAAAGTCCTGTCTGACGAAGACTCCCGGGACAAACAGGAGCTGAAGGAGTCTGCAGATAGGGACG GTTTGGAGGGCAACGTGTCAAGTTCAGGTAGAGAGCCGCCTTCCGTCAGAGAGACGAGGTTGTCGTCAGCCCACAGCGACTCACT GATCGCAAATTCTGATCAGGATGGTGACAGCTCAGAGTTTGAG gatgaGCCAGAGCTGTACTTCTCTGATCCCCAACAGCTCTTAGATCTGGTGACGGAGCTGACGGAGCAGAACTTGTCTCTGATCCAGAACTCGACAAGggtggaggagatggtggaggtGCTCCGACAGTCCATGGACACAGCAAGGGAGAAGAT TGAAAAGGATGAAGAGCAGCTAACGCTACAGATAAGTGACATCAACCAGAGAATCCACAAAGAGAAGGCGAGAGGCAACAGGCTCAAACAGAAGGTTCAGCTTCATGTCTCGTTGAACACTGAGGACCAA GATGTGATGCTGGATGCTCTTGGCGAGAAGGTGGCGGAGGTGCATCGCAGCTGTGTGGACGACAGGATGACCAACCTCAGCACCTTGGAGAAGCTGGCCACTATTGAGAACCATCTGTCCGTACTGCTGCAGAGCCTCGAGAGCATCCCTGAAGAAAGCTTGGATATGATGAAGAAGATAAAGGACAGCGAGAGGAGGACCAG GGAGCGTGAAGAAAAACTGatagagcagagagagaagcagaaagaaagGATGAGGAGGTATATGGAGCGATCCCTGGCTGACTCTAAGAAAATA AGTGGGAGAAAGCTCATGCCTAGATGTGTGCCTGTTACCCAGAAAGTCAAAGTCAGCAACGTGGACAACATCCCCGCTGAGGATGAGCTCCATGCCTACCTCTTCACTGCTGAGGACTGA